The genome window ATATTTAAATGGTGACGGCGGTGGTCGTTTTTCGCCCACGGCGTGCCGTGTACTGCATTTCTTGAAGGGAGAAATCATGTGGATGATGTGTGTGGAATTCATTCGTCGCCAAGGGTCGGTTCACCATGCCGCGACCGAACTGAATCCAGGAATTCAGGGAGCCTTACCGCTTTCGACCACGGGGCGTATCGACCGTGTCGGGGCGTGGCTTTCATTGAGTTGCGCGGCCCACTGTATGGTGGCTCCGCTCTTGCTCATAGCGTTCCCGCTCGCGGGGTTAGGACGATTCGTCAACCATCCCATCGAAGGTGGTTTGTTGGTCGTCTCGGTCGGGCTGGCGGTGGGTAGCCTGTGTTGGGGCTTCCACATTCACCGGAGGGGGCGGGTCTTATTTGTGCTCGGCTCTGCGCTCGGAATGATTGCCACGGGACGGTTCTGGGCTGAAGAATCTCACGAAACGATCTTGGTCACGGCTGGGGCGGTGACACTCGCCGCCGGCCACCTGCTCAATCGCCATCTGTGCAAGGCCTGCGTGCCCTGCCATCACGGCGAGGCGGAAGTCGAGTCCCACCGATCTCAACCGGCCGTCGCCCACCATCGCTCCACTCCGCCCAACCGCGCATCCTTCCTTGGGTTGCTCTGCCTTGTGGCCTCGGTTGGATTCGCGCCCGTTGCAGCGTCTGCGGCCCCAATCCCAGTGGTGGCGACCATTCCGGTGTTGGCCGACTTCGTGCGTGCGGTCGGCGGCGACCAAGTGCAGGTCAGGAGCCTGATCACTGGCTTGGAAAGCGAGCACACCTACACGCCGAAGCCCAGCGACCTTGAAGCGGTGCACCAGGCGGCAATGCTCGTCAAAGTCGGCCTCGGACTCGAGGTGTGGGTCAACGGCATGATCAAAAACGTGGATAATCCGTCGCTGCTCGTGGTCGAAACCTCACGTGGCATGGACATCATCCCGGGCGGAGATTCGCATGCGCACGTTGGAGAGGGTCACCGTGATTCGCCCGAGACGGAAGAAGCACACAGGGAGGGGAATCCCCATGTCTGGTTGGATCCCGACAACGCGAAGATCATGATCCGTTACATTTCGGAAGGCCTCATCCACGTCGACCCGGCGCGACGCGCGATTTACCTGGCCAACCAAGTCGCGTATCTGAAGCAACTCGACGACCTCCAGCGAT of Nitrospirota bacterium contains these proteins:
- a CDS encoding MerC family mercury resistance protein, which gives rise to MWMMCVEFIRRQGSVHHAATELNPGIQGALPLSTTGRIDRVGAWLSLSCAAHCMVAPLLLIAFPLAGLGRFVNHPIEGGLLVVSVGLAVGSLCWGFHIHRRGRVLFVLGSALGMIATGRFWAEESHETILVTAGAVTLAAGHLLNRHLCKACVPCHHGEAEVESHRSQPAVAHHRSTPPNRASFLGLLCLVASVGFAPVAASAAPIPVVATIPVLADFVRAVGGDQVQVRSLITGLESEHTYTPKPSDLEAVHQAAMLVKVGLGLEVWVNGMIKNVDNPSLLVVETSRGMDIIPGGDSHAHVGEGHRDSPETEEAHREGNPHVWLDPDNAKIMIRYISEGLIHVDPARRAIYLANQVAYLKQLDDLQRSIAEGFASVSNRKIITHHPAWPYFARRFGLDIRGDIYTQIGSEPSAKRIAGLVRTVNAEHIKVIVSEPQLSPKIPDAIAQETGAKVVVLTPLPGALSDTGDYLSMMRYNARTLIEALR